GCGACCGCGCCGCTGTTCCTGGCGCTGCCGCGCCAGCGCTACGCCGCGTCCGCGCCCCAGGCCGGCGCGGCGGCTGGCGGCCTGGCGCGCAGCCAGGGCGAGCGCCGGCTGGCCGGCGCCTTATACGCGCTGATCGCGATGCTGACGAATTTCCTGGCGGCGGGCAACGCCGCCCATCTGATCGCCATCCTGACCGGCCTGGGGCTGGCGGCGGCCGCGGCCGTGGGCGTGGCCGCGCTCTGGGGCGTGGGCCAGTTCTCCGGCCGGCTGGTCGACGTGGCGCTGGGCGGGCGACTGCATCCGCTGACGATGACGCTGATCGTGTGCCTGCTGCTGCCGCTGTCCTTCGCGCTGGCGCTGGCCTCGGACGGCGATGTGGCCATGCTGGCGGTCTACGCGCTGGCCTACGGCGCCTGCAACGGTCTGCTGACCATCGCGCGCGGCACGCTGCCGCTGGCGCTCTTCGACTACCGCAGCTACGGCGCGGTGGTGGGCGGGCTGCTGATCCCCAGCTTCCTGCTGACCGCCGCCGCGCCGGTGGCCTATGCGCAGATGGTCGAGCGTTATGGGGCGCGCGGCGCGATCGGCCTGTCGACCGGACTCGCGGCCGCCATCCTGTCCTGCGCCGCGATCCTGCGCTGGCGCTTCATCGGCCGGGCCAGGCAGGGCGGCTGAACCGCCTCACCGCCCCCCGGAAACACCGAACGCGCGCCATGGACCGCGCCGGCGCGCAAACCGCGACGCGTCCTGGCGTCAGCCGGCCTGACGGCCGCCCGCGTCCCACTTGGCCCAACCCGCCTTGCGCAGCTTGCAGGCCGGGCACTCGCCGCAGCCGTAACCCCAGTCGTGGCGCTCGCCGCGCTCGCCCAGGTAGCAGGTGTGGCTTTCCTCGACCACGATATCCACCAGCGCGTCGCCGCCCAGCTTGCGGGCCAGCGCCCAGGTCTCGGACTTGTCGATCCACATCAGCGGCGTCTCGATGGTGACGCGCGCGCCCAGGCCCAGGCCCAGCGCCACCTGCTGCGCCTTGATGGTGTCGTCGCGGCAATCGGGATAGCCGGAGAAATCGGTTTCGCACATGCCGCCCACCAGCACGTCCAGCTGACGGCGGTAGCCCAGCGCGGCGGCCAGCGTCAGGAACAGCAGGTTGCGGCCCGGCACGAAGGTATTGGGCAGGCCGTTGGCCTGCATCTCGATGGCGCGGTCGCTGGTCATGGCGGTGTCGCCCACCTGGCCCAGCACCTTCAGGTCCAGCAGATGGTCCTCGCCCAGGCGCGGCGCCCAGTCGGGAAAGCGTTCGCGGATGCGGGCCAGCACGGTCAGGCGCGCGTCCAGCTCGATGCGGTGGCGCTGGCCGTAGTCGAACGCCACGGTTTCCACATGCGCATAGCGCTCCAGCGCCCAGGCCAGGCAGGTGGTGGAATCCTGCCCGCCGGAAAACAGCACGAGCGCGCGACGTTGATGGTTTTGCATAAAGGGGGTTTATCGAATTACGAAGGGATCAGTCGCACTTTAACGCAGCGCCCGACGTTTCCCGTAAGGATCGCTGCGTAAAATCGAAGCGCTTTTCCTTTCTGGTGTTGTTGCTCCACGCGTTTTTCGTCGCCGGGCCATCCCAAGATGAAAAACGCCGCCCCGCCGGGGCGGCAGGCGCGCATGGCGCGTGGCGTGGAGCCCCGATCCCCCTCCCTGTTCCATCCACCCCGTCCGACGGATACCCGCCCGATGAATGCCAGCAGCAGCCGCCCGCAGTCCGATTCCGCTGAACCCTTGCGTCACGATATCCGGCTGTTGGGCCGGCTGTTGGGGACGGTCATCGCGGAATGCGAGGGCAAGCGGGTGTTCGACACCATCGAGACGCTGCGCCGCACCGCGGTGAAATTCCGCCGCGAGGGCAACGACGCCGACGGCAAGCTGCTGCAGGAGCGCGTCAAGCGATTGCAGGGCAGCGACCCGAACTCGGTGGCGCGCGCCTTCAGCTACTTCCTGCATCTGTCCAACATCGCCGAGGACCGCGACCAGAACCGCCGCCAGCGCGCCCGCGCCCTGGCCGACCCGGCGCCGTCGCGCGGCAGCCTGCGCGAGACCGTGCAGACGCTGGGCCGCCACGGCGTCGGCCCGGCCCGCATCCGCCGCCTGCTGGCCGAGGCCTGCGTGATGCCGGTGCTGACCGCCCACCCCACCGAAGTGCAGCGCAAGAGCACGCTGGACGAACACCGCGAGATCGCCCAGGCACTGGCCCACCGCGACGCCACGCTCACGCCCGAGGAGCTGGCCGAGATCGACGCCACGCTGCTGGGCCGCGTGGCCACGCTGTGGCAGACCCGCATGCTGCGCTACACCCGTCTGACGGTGGCCGACGAGATCGAGAACGCGCTGTCG
The Achromobacter sp. AONIH1 DNA segment above includes these coding regions:
- a CDS encoding MFS transporter, whose protein sequence is MPVAAPVRPPVGARAIVCLGLSQLIGWGVTFYLIGALGPAITAGLGWNSAAVYGGFSAAIVTMALVSPIAGLAVDRWGGRRVMPAGAVLSALGCVALASAHALPHYYLAWVVLGAGMRLSLYDAAFASLARAAGPTARRPMSQITLFGGLASTVMWPVGHLLAEWLGWRGAVLAYGALALATAPLFLALPRQRYAASAPQAGAAAGGLARSQGERRLAGALYALIAMLTNFLAAGNAAHLIAILTGLGLAAAAAVGVAALWGVGQFSGRLVDVALGGRLHPLTMTLIVCLLLPLSFALALASDGDVAMLAVYALAYGACNGLLTIARGTLPLALFDYRSYGAVVGGLLIPSFLLTAAAPVAYAQMVERYGARGAIGLSTGLAAAILSCAAILRWRFIGRARQGG
- the queC gene encoding 7-cyano-7-deazaguanine synthase QueC, with the protein product MQNHQRRALVLFSGGQDSTTCLAWALERYAHVETVAFDYGQRHRIELDARLTVLARIRERFPDWAPRLGEDHLLDLKVLGQVGDTAMTSDRAIEMQANGLPNTFVPGRNLLFLTLAAALGYRRQLDVLVGGMCETDFSGYPDCRDDTIKAQQVALGLGLGARVTIETPLMWIDKSETWALARKLGGDALVDIVVEESHTCYLGERGERHDWGYGCGECPACKLRKAGWAKWDAGGRQAG